One genomic window of Haloferax mediterranei ATCC 33500 includes the following:
- a CDS encoding TAXI family TRAP transporter solute-binding subunit, producing MTRNLDRRQFIAATGAVGLAGLAGCTGGDGEGEETTTEAGEGEGTTTTTDGGNGETRLSWHAGGTGGTYFPLSNEFKSVIEGQTDFTIQVQSTGASVENVGSLARGDADFALIQNDVAYFARNGEGIEAFQGSPVENLRGVATLYPETIHIVTLADTGVEKPADLEGKTINTGDLGSGTQVNAVQILEALGISDYEQQNTGFSQASDQLKNGDIDAAFVVGGWPVGAIEELAATEDVRIVPIEGDARQSVKDAAPFYADDEVPSGTYGLENPAPTVSVQAMIATNAEQSEATVEAVTEAIFANVDQLTIKTDFISKESAQDGMSIELHPGAKAYFG from the coding sequence ATGACTCGAAATCTCGACCGTCGACAGTTTATCGCTGCAACAGGTGCCGTTGGTCTCGCTGGCCTCGCTGGTTGTACCGGTGGGGACGGTGAAGGCGAAGAGACGACGACGGAAGCGGGAGAAGGCGAGGGAACGACCACCACGACTGACGGTGGCAACGGTGAGACCCGCCTCTCGTGGCACGCTGGCGGGACCGGTGGGACGTACTTCCCCCTCTCGAACGAGTTCAAGTCCGTTATCGAGGGACAGACGGACTTCACGATTCAGGTCCAGTCGACCGGTGCCTCCGTCGAGAACGTCGGCAGTCTCGCCCGCGGCGACGCCGACTTCGCACTGATTCAGAACGACGTTGCGTACTTCGCCCGTAACGGCGAGGGCATCGAGGCGTTCCAGGGAAGCCCCGTCGAGAACCTCCGCGGCGTCGCAACCCTGTACCCGGAGACCATCCACATCGTCACGCTCGCAGACACGGGCGTCGAGAAGCCCGCCGACCTCGAAGGTAAGACCATCAACACCGGCGACCTCGGTTCCGGGACGCAGGTCAACGCCGTCCAGATTCTCGAAGCACTCGGAATCAGCGACTACGAGCAGCAAAACACCGGCTTCTCGCAGGCCTCCGACCAGCTGAAGAACGGCGACATCGACGCCGCGTTCGTCGTCGGCGGTTGGCCGGTCGGTGCCATCGAAGAACTCGCTGCGACCGAAGACGTGCGCATCGTACCCATTGAGGGTGACGCACGACAGTCCGTCAAGGACGCCGCACCGTTCTACGCCGACGACGAGGTTCCGTCGGGCACCTACGGGCTAGAGAACCCCGCCCCGACCGTCTCCGTGCAGGCGATGATTGCGACCAACGCCGAACAGTCCGAGGCGACGGTCGAAGCAGTCACCGAGGCCATCTTCGCAAACGTCGACCAGCTCACCATCAAGACGGACTTCATCTCGAAGGAAAGCGCTCAGGACGGCATGTCCATCGAGCTACACCCCGGCGCAAAGGCCTACTTCGGCTAA
- a CDS encoding DUF1850 domain-containing protein, translated as MLDSIHTRILVAVAILALAVGGSAAVPAGQALVVEDAETGEHLKQIPVQENTTVALEYTHSVEKTRVLDAYAVQDGKLVMTRMEFKSYGAGLPARANVTTENGSFVFDPEGSYEEFYVKPGRIAGHKLHVGENTYDLVALSDAQSVRLHVTQQSMLDAALH; from the coding sequence ATGCTCGATTCGATTCACACACGCATCCTCGTCGCAGTCGCGATACTCGCCCTTGCAGTGGGTGGAAGCGCTGCCGTTCCGGCCGGACAGGCCCTCGTCGTCGAAGACGCTGAGACCGGCGAGCACCTGAAGCAGATTCCGGTCCAAGAAAACACGACAGTCGCACTCGAGTACACCCACAGCGTCGAGAAGACGCGCGTGCTCGACGCCTACGCGGTACAGGACGGGAAGCTCGTCATGACGAGGATGGAATTTAAATCGTACGGCGCTGGGCTCCCCGCGAGAGCGAACGTGACGACAGAAAACGGGTCGTTCGTCTTCGACCCCGAAGGGAGCTACGAGGAGTTCTACGTCAAGCCCGGCCGCATCGCCGGTCACAAACTCCACGTGGGAGAGAACACCTACGACCTCGTAGCGCTCTCTGACGCGCAGTCAGTCCGCCTCCACGTCACACAGCAATCCATGCTCGACGCCGCCCTCCACTGA
- a CDS encoding TRAP transporter permease yields the protein MNRTHDEGQSDDPDDQTAVPRSAREGGHDDTAAPIRTDGGASPGDREDAGTDEEISEEEAQEMLEGIDRKRTLSGWAAIITSLIAISFSVFQSWLAARGFDFSATLPFVGEVSLGALQLLQVNAVHVAFALILAFILFPPTTGHGTFATRLGRIVPTLASRLGEGHPVTRVASGLRRFVRWLAVDPERERVTPLDVFFIIIAAATAAYMVMEWKEIQQLRVFGLEAGRTVAEYFGPLGIVAEAISAVGIPLADVSYPFFLGAVGVLLVLEATRRSLGFYLALIVASFIVYARWGFLISPDMPLIGVLSIPEGTWANIVQNLWYNTENGVFGIPVTVSVQFIYIFILFGAFLEMSGAGQWFIDLAYAATGTRKGGPAKASILASGFMGTISGSSIANTVTTGAFTIPLMKRSGYRSEFAGAVEASASSGGQILPPVMGAAAFLMIEFIGVPFSDIIIAASIPAVVFFFGVWVMVHLEATRANIGGLDRSEVVNLRSHLTRGWFYLIPLVLLLYYLLVERLTVARSAWFTLIAIMALLSVVAAYNERNRVPLLGSIVTIFVAQVAAYLTTGVGVIDAVMGGSGEALGITDAAFAAAGDLGIITIFVSLVIMLVRPGLDSPLLELDEAVDEATENVSGMLSRPSLADTSAFRYVTFIGKSMDSGARTSTEVVIAVAAAGIIPGVVSATGLGPNLTALIKAVAGGSIVLLLLFTAIASIILGMGMPTTVTYIILVSLLGPAIAQASDIPLIAAHLFILYFGVIADITPPVAVAAYAASGIARSNPFRTGTKAFSLSLNKAVVPFAFALTPGILLLRGRGEEAAVVTGADIADIGYFLPEVIIPVAGVFIGVIALGATVIGYLYSRVTRMERGLFAASAFLLMAPMLLLNAVFDLGGALGLVGNVPATVTVDLAMRAAGGLLFGALALKNRREAEQGKREAPSGSPEPTD from the coding sequence ATGAACAGAACACACGACGAGGGTCAAAGTGACGACCCCGACGACCAGACTGCTGTCCCACGGTCCGCCCGCGAGGGAGGACACGACGACACCGCGGCACCGATTCGAACAGACGGTGGTGCGTCGCCAGGAGACCGCGAGGACGCAGGTACAGACGAAGAGATATCCGAAGAAGAGGCACAGGAGATGTTGGAAGGCATCGACCGAAAGCGGACGCTGTCCGGGTGGGCAGCCATCATCACGTCCCTCATCGCCATCTCCTTTTCCGTGTTCCAGTCGTGGCTGGCGGCGCGCGGCTTCGACTTCTCCGCGACGCTTCCGTTCGTCGGTGAGGTGTCGCTGGGGGCGCTGCAACTCCTGCAAGTAAACGCGGTCCACGTCGCCTTCGCGCTCATCTTGGCGTTCATTCTCTTTCCGCCAACCACCGGACATGGGACGTTTGCCACCCGTCTCGGCCGCATCGTCCCCACGCTCGCATCGCGTCTGGGTGAGGGCCACCCAGTGACGCGTGTCGCCTCGGGTCTTCGCCGGTTCGTTCGGTGGCTCGCGGTCGACCCCGAACGCGAGCGCGTAACGCCGCTGGACGTGTTCTTTATCATCATCGCCGCAGCGACGGCGGCCTACATGGTGATGGAGTGGAAGGAGATACAGCAACTCCGCGTGTTCGGTCTCGAAGCGGGCCGGACCGTCGCGGAGTACTTCGGCCCGCTCGGTATCGTTGCCGAAGCAATCAGCGCGGTCGGTATTCCACTGGCCGACGTGTCCTACCCGTTCTTCCTCGGCGCGGTCGGCGTCCTCTTGGTGCTCGAAGCGACCCGCCGGTCGCTCGGGTTCTATCTGGCCCTCATCGTTGCGTCGTTCATCGTCTACGCACGCTGGGGCTTCCTCATCTCGCCGGACATGCCCCTCATCGGCGTCCTCTCGATTCCGGAAGGGACGTGGGCGAACATCGTCCAGAACCTCTGGTACAACACCGAAAACGGTGTGTTCGGAATTCCGGTCACCGTCTCGGTGCAGTTCATCTACATCTTCATCCTCTTCGGCGCGTTCTTGGAGATGTCCGGTGCCGGCCAGTGGTTCATCGACCTCGCCTACGCCGCGACAGGGACCCGAAAGGGTGGCCCGGCGAAGGCGTCCATCCTCGCGTCCGGGTTCATGGGGACTATCTCTGGCTCCTCGATTGCGAACACCGTGACGACCGGCGCGTTCACGATTCCACTGATGAAGCGGTCGGGATACCGCTCCGAGTTCGCAGGTGCCGTCGAGGCGTCGGCGTCCTCCGGTGGGCAGATTCTCCCGCCGGTCATGGGCGCGGCGGCGTTCCTGATGATTGAGTTCATCGGCGTCCCGTTCTCGGATATCATCATCGCGGCGTCCATCCCCGCCGTCGTGTTCTTCTTCGGCGTGTGGGTAATGGTCCACCTCGAAGCGACGCGGGCCAACATCGGTGGTCTCGACCGCTCCGAGGTCGTCAACCTGCGGTCGCACCTCACTCGCGGATGGTTCTACCTCATCCCACTGGTGCTGTTGCTGTACTACCTGCTCGTCGAACGACTGACGGTCGCCCGGTCGGCGTGGTTCACGCTTATCGCCATCATGGCACTCCTGTCAGTGGTTGCGGCGTACAACGAGCGGAATCGGGTTCCGCTGTTAGGGAGCATCGTGACAATCTTCGTCGCGCAAGTCGCAGCCTACCTCACAACCGGCGTCGGCGTCATCGATGCGGTGATGGGTGGAAGCGGCGAAGCCCTCGGAATCACCGATGCGGCCTTCGCGGCCGCTGGTGACCTCGGTATCATTACCATCTTCGTCAGCCTCGTCATCATGCTCGTCCGTCCGGGTCTCGACTCACCGTTACTCGAACTCGACGAGGCAGTCGACGAGGCGACCGAAAACGTCTCCGGGATGCTCTCTCGGCCCTCGCTGGCCGATACAAGTGCGTTCCGCTACGTGACGTTCATCGGAAAGTCGATGGACTCCGGTGCGCGCACCTCGACCGAAGTCGTCATCGCTGTCGCCGCTGCGGGCATCATCCCCGGCGTCGTCAGCGCGACGGGTCTCGGACCGAACTTGACGGCACTCATCAAGGCCGTCGCTGGCGGGTCTATCGTCCTGCTCCTGCTCTTTACGGCAATCGCCTCTATCATCCTCGGGATGGGGATGCCGACGACGGTGACGTACATCATCCTCGTCTCGCTTCTGGGGCCGGCCATCGCGCAGGCGTCCGATATCCCGCTTATCGCAGCCCACCTGTTCATCCTCTACTTCGGGGTGATTGCAGACATCACACCACCGGTGGCAGTGGCGGCCTACGCCGCATCCGGAATTGCCCGGTCTAATCCGTTCCGGACGGGGACGAAGGCGTTCTCGCTGTCGCTCAACAAGGCCGTCGTCCCCTTTGCATTCGCACTGACGCCCGGTATTCTCCTCCTCCGCGGACGCGGTGAGGAGGCCGCGGTCGTCACGGGTGCGGACATCGCCGATATCGGCTACTTCCTTCCGGAAGTCATCATCCCCGTCGCTGGCGTCTTTATCGGCGTCATCGCGCTCGGTGCAACTGTCATCGGCTACCTCTACAGTCGCGTGACGCGCATGGAACGCGGACTGTTCGCCGCCTCCGCGTTCTTGCTCATGGCACCGATGCTGCTGTTGAACGCCGTGTTCGACCTCGGCGGCGCGCTCGGTCTCGTCGGCAACGTCCCCGCGACGGTCACTGTCGACTTGGCGATGCGCGCGGCGGGTGGCCTGCTCTTCGGTGCACTCGCACTGAAGAACCGCCGCGAAGCAGAACAGGGTAAACGCGAGGCTCCATCTGGGTCTCCCGAACCGACCGACTAA
- a CDS encoding IMPACT family protein, producing the protein MTDAYRTVAGRAEARFEVNGSEFIGYISPAETVDEAEAFVDEIEERHPDATHNVPAYRVPAGGASSTVPGGGNVMLREYQSDDGEPTGSSGKPALNVLVQQDVRNVAVVVTRYYGGTNLGVGGLARAYSRAVKEALDAAGIVEEIPHERFTATVDYDDSGDVRGILESTGVEFDADYDQRVSFSVRVPVDDADGLRDRLRSATSGRVELE; encoded by the coding sequence ATGACCGACGCCTATCGAACCGTCGCGGGACGGGCCGAGGCCCGATTCGAGGTCAACGGCTCGGAGTTCATCGGGTACATCTCGCCCGCCGAGACGGTCGACGAGGCGGAAGCGTTCGTCGACGAAATCGAAGAGCGACATCCGGACGCGACACACAACGTCCCCGCGTATCGCGTCCCGGCAGGCGGGGCCTCGTCTACCGTTCCCGGCGGCGGGAACGTCATGCTCCGCGAGTACCAGAGTGACGACGGCGAACCGACCGGGTCGTCGGGCAAGCCTGCGCTGAACGTCCTCGTCCAGCAGGACGTTCGCAACGTCGCCGTCGTCGTGACACGCTACTACGGCGGCACCAACCTCGGCGTTGGCGGCCTCGCTCGGGCGTACTCGCGCGCCGTCAAGGAAGCCCTCGACGCAGCGGGCATCGTCGAAGAAATTCCGCACGAGCGCTTCACCGCGACGGTCGACTACGACGACTCCGGCGACGTTCGCGGCATCCTCGAATCGACGGGTGTCGAGTTCGATGCCGACTACGACCAGCGCGTCTCCTTTTCGGTTCGCGTTCCCGTCGACGATGCCGACGGCCTCCGCGATAGACTCCGAAGTGCGACGAGCGGCCGTGTCGAACTCGAATAA
- the hisB gene encoding imidazoleglycerol-phosphate dehydratase HisB has protein sequence MSDADRTAAVSRETAETTIDVTLAIDGDGDAVVDTGIGFFDHMLEAFAKHGLFDLTVQCDGDLHIDDHHTVEDVAIVVGEAFTEALGDKRGIVRYADRKVPLDEAVASVVVDVSGRPFFEFSGEFSQPYIGEFTSVMAEHFAMSLAMNAGLTLHAGVDGENAHHEVEALFKALARALDDATRVDPRRSDTPSTKGKL, from the coding sequence ATGAGCGACGCCGACCGAACCGCGGCCGTCTCCCGGGAGACGGCTGAGACGACAATCGACGTGACACTCGCCATCGACGGCGACGGCGACGCGGTCGTCGACACCGGAATCGGCTTCTTCGACCACATGCTGGAAGCCTTCGCCAAACATGGTCTATTCGACCTCACCGTCCAGTGCGACGGCGACCTCCACATCGACGACCACCACACCGTCGAAGACGTGGCTATCGTCGTCGGCGAGGCGTTCACGGAGGCGCTCGGCGACAAACGCGGCATCGTCCGCTACGCCGACCGAAAGGTCCCGCTCGACGAAGCTGTCGCGTCAGTCGTCGTCGACGTGTCCGGTCGTCCCTTCTTCGAGTTCTCTGGTGAGTTCTCCCAACCCTATATCGGCGAGTTCACGAGCGTCATGGCCGAACACTTCGCCATGTCGTTGGCGATGAATGCCGGTCTCACGCTCCACGCCGGGGTCGACGGCGAAAACGCACACCACGAGGTCGAAGCGCTATTCAAGGCGCTCGCGCGTGCGCTCGATGACGCGACTCGCGTGGACCCACGGCGCTCCGACACGCCGAGTACGAAAGGAAAACTGTAG
- the hisA gene encoding 1-(5-phosphoribosyl)-5-[(5-phosphoribosylamino)methylideneamino]imidazole-4-carboxamide isomerase — MFPEFEVVPAVDMQDGEVVQLVQGERGTEKSYGEPVEAARRWVDAGAKTLHLVDLDGAFEGDRKNAPAVDAVLDAVDVPLQLGGGIRTVEDARDLLDRGVDRVILGTAAVENPDIVAELAEDYPDGVMVSLDAKDGEVVVSGWTEGTGLDPAEAAARYEELGAAAILFTDVDVEGQLEGVHLDTTSRVVDAVDIPVVASGGVASLADIRALRDAGAAATVVGTALYEGRFTLEAALDA, encoded by the coding sequence ATGTTCCCAGAGTTCGAAGTCGTCCCCGCGGTCGACATGCAAGACGGCGAAGTCGTCCAACTCGTTCAGGGCGAACGCGGCACCGAGAAGTCCTACGGCGAACCGGTCGAAGCCGCCCGCCGCTGGGTCGACGCCGGTGCGAAAACACTCCACCTCGTCGACCTCGATGGCGCGTTCGAAGGCGACCGAAAGAACGCTCCGGCGGTCGATGCCGTCCTCGACGCGGTCGACGTTCCGCTCCAACTCGGCGGCGGCATTCGAACCGTTGAGGACGCCCGTGACCTCCTCGACCGGGGCGTCGACCGCGTCATTCTCGGGACGGCCGCGGTCGAGAACCCCGACATCGTCGCAGAACTCGCCGAGGACTACCCCGACGGCGTGATGGTCAGCCTCGACGCGAAAGACGGTGAGGTTGTCGTCTCCGGCTGGACCGAAGGGACCGGTCTCGACCCCGCGGAGGCCGCCGCTCGCTACGAAGAACTCGGGGCCGCTGCAATCTTGTTCACTGACGTGGACGTAGAGGGCCAACTCGAAGGCGTCCACCTCGACACCACGTCCCGCGTCGTCGATGCGGTCGATATCCCCGTCGTCGCGTCCGGTGGCGTCGCCTCCCTGGCCGATATCCGCGCACTTCGCGATGCGGGCGCAGCAGCGACTGTCGTCGGGACCGCACTCTACGAGGGTCGCTTCACCCTCGAAGCGGCGCTGGACGCGTAG
- the glmM gene encoding phosphoglucosamine mutase gives MKLFGSSGTRGVVGESLTPEFVLRVAKAAGTVWNVDRVAIARDTRTTGEMFVNAAMSGLASVGVDVDDLGVVPTPAAVKYCEDEAVPGVVITASHNPPEFNGVKLVGDDGVELAVEELERIEDHILAEEFDVVAWDEVGDTRTIETVNDDYREELLASIDREAIAEANLTVALDPGHGAGSLVSPDLLRELGCEVRTVNAQPDGHFPGRESEPVPENLRDLERLVRATDADVGIAHDGDADRAIFVNEHGESISGEASLAALAAAALEPGDVTVSAVNVSQRLVDVCEEVGADLELTPIGATNLITRIRELWREGKTVPVAGEGNGGIFFPNYRLVRDGAYIAAKFLELVAERPASEVVAPYQDYYNVRINLEYAEESELTAMLNAADEYAQSADATPNTTDGYRLDYGDAWVLVRPSGTEPKVRVYAEGRTEERATELAEDAADALRAAVDDL, from the coding sequence ATGAAACTCTTCGGTTCCAGCGGGACGCGGGGCGTGGTTGGTGAGAGCCTCACCCCGGAGTTCGTCCTTCGCGTCGCGAAGGCCGCTGGCACGGTCTGGAACGTCGACCGCGTTGCCATCGCACGTGACACACGAACTACAGGGGAAATGTTCGTCAACGCAGCCATGTCCGGCCTCGCCAGCGTCGGCGTCGACGTAGACGACCTCGGTGTCGTTCCGACGCCCGCCGCCGTCAAGTACTGCGAGGACGAGGCCGTTCCGGGCGTCGTCATCACGGCGTCGCACAACCCACCCGAGTTCAACGGCGTCAAACTCGTCGGCGACGACGGCGTCGAACTCGCCGTCGAGGAGTTAGAACGCATCGAAGACCACATCCTCGCCGAGGAATTCGACGTGGTCGCGTGGGACGAAGTTGGGGACACCCGCACCATCGAGACGGTCAACGACGATTATCGCGAAGAACTCCTCGCGAGCATCGACCGCGAGGCAATCGCGGAGGCGAATCTCACCGTTGCACTCGACCCCGGCCACGGAGCCGGGTCGCTCGTCTCACCCGACTTACTCCGCGAACTCGGCTGTGAGGTCCGCACCGTCAACGCCCAACCCGACGGCCACTTCCCCGGCCGCGAGTCCGAACCGGTGCCCGAGAACCTCCGCGACCTCGAACGACTCGTCCGCGCGACTGACGCCGACGTGGGAATCGCCCACGACGGCGACGCGGACCGGGCCATCTTCGTGAACGAACACGGCGAAAGCATCTCCGGTGAGGCATCACTCGCCGCCCTCGCGGCCGCCGCCCTCGAACCGGGCGACGTGACCGTCTCTGCCGTGAACGTCTCCCAGCGACTCGTCGACGTGTGCGAGGAAGTCGGTGCCGACCTCGAACTCACGCCTATCGGCGCGACGAATCTCATCACTCGCATCCGCGAACTCTGGCGCGAGGGCAAAACCGTCCCCGTCGCCGGTGAGGGTAACGGAGGCATCTTCTTCCCGAACTACCGTCTCGTCCGCGACGGCGCGTACATCGCGGCGAAGTTCCTCGAACTCGTCGCCGAGCGCCCCGCGAGCGAGGTCGTCGCACCGTATCAGGACTACTACAACGTCCGCATCAACCTCGAATACGCCGAAGAGTCGGAACTGACGGCCATGCTGAACGCCGCCGACGAGTACGCCCAGTCCGCCGATGCGACGCCGAACACGACCGACGGTTACCGCCTCGACTACGGCGACGCGTGGGTGCTCGTACGACCCTCGGGAACCGAACCGAAAGTTCGCGTCTACGCCGAAGGCCGAACCGAAGAACGAGCGACCGAACTCGCCGAAGACGCCGCAGACGCACTCCGCGCCGCAGTCGACGACCTATAG
- a CDS encoding GNAT family N-acetyltransferase: MSHDTGSETDVDIDITIRQPQAVAEMRGVWQVNSRCWVRAYEHILPEDALPNPDTPPDETELREQLDYANALNATESGRYVVAVRDSGSDNGGVVGFAATRWGDETKSFVGHDDAGLWVIYVDPSRWGDGIGSALLDAVTATIPEQYDRLVLESFAENDAGRAFYRSRGFEVVDRTETEVGDEVYPTVIMARSLTD; this comes from the coding sequence ATGAGTCACGACACGGGTAGCGAGACCGACGTCGACATCGATATCACCATCAGACAGCCACAGGCAGTTGCGGAAATGCGAGGTGTGTGGCAGGTTAATTCGCGATGTTGGGTTCGGGCGTACGAACACATTCTGCCGGAAGACGCGCTCCCAAATCCTGACACGCCGCCCGACGAGACGGAACTTCGCGAGCAACTCGACTACGCGAACGCGCTCAACGCGACCGAATCAGGACGGTACGTTGTTGCAGTCCGAGACTCTGGGAGTGATAACGGGGGAGTCGTCGGATTCGCCGCGACTCGCTGGGGTGACGAAACCAAGTCCTTCGTCGGCCACGACGACGCCGGGTTGTGGGTCATCTACGTCGACCCATCGCGGTGGGGCGACGGTATCGGGTCGGCGCTTCTGGACGCAGTCACAGCTACCATCCCCGAACAATACGACCGCCTCGTTCTCGAATCGTTCGCAGAAAACGATGCTGGACGGGCGTTCTATCGTTCGCGAGGATTCGAAGTGGTCGACCGAACCGAGACGGAAGTCGGAGACGAAGTGTATCCCACGGTGATTATGGCGCGGTCGCTCACAGACTAA
- the hisI gene encoding phosphoribosyl-AMP cyclohydrolase — MTVDVDFGEDGLVPAVAQDADSGEVLMLAYVSSEALERTIETGRAHYYSRSRDELWEKGASSGHTQEIREVRVDCDADTLLYLVDQNVGACHTGHRSCFYRTVEGENVGERVFDPDAVYDDE, encoded by the coding sequence ATGACCGTCGATGTCGACTTCGGTGAGGATGGACTCGTCCCCGCCGTGGCGCAGGACGCCGATTCCGGGGAGGTGCTTATGCTGGCTTACGTCTCTTCGGAGGCCCTCGAACGGACTATCGAGACGGGCCGAGCGCACTACTACTCGCGGAGTCGCGACGAACTCTGGGAGAAAGGCGCATCGAGCGGCCACACACAGGAGATTCGAGAGGTTCGCGTCGATTGCGACGCCGACACGCTACTTTATCTCGTCGACCAGAACGTCGGCGCGTGTCACACGGGGCACCGGTCGTGTTTCTACCGGACGGTCGAGGGAGAGAACGTCGGCGAGCGCGTTTTCGACCCTGACGCCGTGTACGACGACGAGTGA
- a CDS encoding A24 family peptidase, translating to MFGIGTLPDLLRLVVVPVLAWTAWRDIRTRRVPNVVWYPLAALGLALLAWELFGHLPVETVFDRLYLIRVGVSVFFVVPLSYLFWRLGGFGGADAKALMVFAILLPTFPSYTVGELVFPLADPTRLGVFSMTVLTNTVIVGLAYPLLLAVRNLAAGEFEFPLSFVGRRVPVSSLSTAHGRLFESPDGITRNGLDLDALRMYLRWRGLSLSDVRANPEALRNPESIGETFDPTDGAVHRATTDGGTEADLGTSADTVEDADTDFDDPWGAAEFLDEIEGSAYGTTPEKLRGGLELVTAREAVWISPGIPFIVPMFVGLVVALIYGDILFGVLRALGIV from the coding sequence ATGTTCGGAATCGGCACGCTTCCCGACCTCTTGCGACTGGTCGTTGTACCCGTCCTCGCGTGGACTGCGTGGCGCGACATTCGCACGCGGCGCGTCCCTAACGTCGTCTGGTATCCACTGGCGGCGCTGGGACTCGCCTTGCTCGCGTGGGAACTCTTCGGCCATCTTCCAGTCGAGACGGTGTTCGACCGCCTGTACCTCATCCGGGTCGGTGTGAGCGTCTTCTTCGTCGTCCCGCTTTCGTACCTGTTCTGGCGACTCGGTGGCTTCGGGGGTGCCGACGCGAAGGCACTCATGGTCTTCGCCATCTTACTCCCGACGTTCCCGAGTTACACCGTCGGTGAACTGGTCTTTCCCCTCGCGGACCCGACGCGACTCGGCGTCTTCTCGATGACTGTCCTTACGAACACCGTCATCGTCGGTCTCGCGTACCCACTTTTGCTCGCCGTGCGAAATCTCGCAGCGGGGGAGTTCGAGTTCCCACTTTCGTTTGTTGGTCGTCGCGTCCCCGTTTCGTCGCTCTCGACGGCCCACGGTCGCCTCTTCGAGTCACCCGACGGCATCACCCGAAACGGACTCGACCTCGACGCGCTTCGGATGTACCTCCGCTGGCGCGGCCTGTCGCTTTCGGACGTGCGAGCGAATCCGGAGGCGCTTCGTAACCCGGAGAGTATCGGCGAGACGTTCGACCCGACAGACGGTGCGGTTCACCGAGCGACTACTGATGGTGGGACTGAAGCCGACCTCGGTACGTCTGCCGACACTGTCGAAGACGCCGACACCGACTTCGACGACCCGTGGGGTGCGGCCGAGTTCCTCGACGAAATCGAGGGGTCAGCCTACGGCACGACGCCGGAGAAACTCCGCGGCGGTCTCGAACTCGTGACGGCCCGCGAGGCCGTCTGGATTTCGCCCGGTATTCCGTTCATCGTCCCGATGTTCGTCGGTCTCGTCGTCGCGCTCATCTACGGCGATATCCTCTTCGGCGTCCTCAGGGCACTCGGAATCGTCTGA
- a CDS encoding response regulator produces MTSEKNEPIEILLVEDNPGDVRLTKKGLQQGKVTNHLYVVRDGVEAMSFLRQEGEYADAPRPDLILLDLNMPKMDGKEVLQEIKTDPDLKRIPVVVLTSSDAEEDIAKSYDLHANAYLTKPVDFDGFLEIVRSIEEFWFTVVKYPPSNTRK; encoded by the coding sequence ATGACTTCCGAAAAGAACGAACCTATCGAGATACTCCTGGTGGAGGATAATCCCGGAGACGTTCGATTGACCAAAAAGGGATTACAGCAGGGAAAAGTAACCAACCACCTCTACGTCGTTCGCGACGGCGTCGAGGCCATGTCGTTTCTCCGCCAAGAGGGCGAGTACGCCGATGCCCCTCGCCCGGACCTCATACTCCTCGACCTCAACATGCCCAAGATGGATGGTAAAGAGGTACTTCAAGAAATTAAGACCGACCCCGACCTCAAGCGAATCCCGGTCGTGGTGCTCACGAGTTCGGACGCCGAAGAAGATATCGCCAAATCCTACGATTTACACGCCAACGCATATCTCACTAAACCTGTTGACTTCGACGGATTCCTCGAAATCGTCCGCAGTATCGAGGAGTTCTGGTTTACGGTCGTGAAATACCCACCGTCGAACACTCGAAAATAA